A stretch of Gadus macrocephalus chromosome 17, ASM3116895v1 DNA encodes these proteins:
- the si:cabz01101003.1 gene encoding ubiquitin carboxyl-terminal hydrolase CYLD isoform X1, protein MSGGPQPPRRRRKMFLISRHLKLQDQLEGTICLERGSICQEQSTPSSRADQSWVKVLDIGVLVRIDRIHLVDIPHDLSGLLEAVPEAEARLKLFGNPLKLRQLAALPLGAALMVQRSHSDEFMEAELRYRGPLTRGGSAIMFGVELKGAAAGHGVSSSYKGQSFFICPKASALFVPANCIHIRRLSRGNAPNPGPEHAGGVTTNNNYNNKGYRGSDDHPNTHPLQHQPPAPQPRAGVRASFHQRREGQPLEAVSILPRTADSAPVHAPSQATARAVSPPLLQVCQRVCFTLEDRVQGGEVRYCGPLPGRASSGTYVGVLLDAPVGNWDGHYKGERLCQIPSPLYGLLLPIAKVSQESRSNRLPGPVPSNPKPILKPPPVYRPSPSLSPTPIPPPKVALMPPKLPSPKPAPNTPPLPPPKQPYKVLPPVPVPPPKPQALPSPIPTTADQQWPPSGEPAPASPAMLSPGGSEDGGWRGRGTDVAMALEVGSMVEVNDPPLFGVIRWIGRISGINQTVAGLELDQELAAATDGSYLGNRYFRCPANKGLFVKLRNCRRDSRFPAPETPVNQVERCNSIAFAEWGSERVEEPTAPLEGGEVLEVLQGWKRGIQGHLNSCYLDASLFSLFSCCSSADWVMLSPPGPSEPPGSGRAKDLLRCEIVNPLRRFGYVCASKTMSLRLLLEADNHDAGFTNQEKDPEEFLNMLFQLFHVEPLLKIRSMSQEPQECHLYQLFPPTALPHSPAFPLPSPPLSPSLSPPPALPQGPGPMRVASVQAMLDSSFLHTGLKFVEAPSCLLLLMPRFGKDFKMFDAISPTLSLDITDLLDDTLRQCSICQAVAEWECSQCYPDQDITPGRLKQYCPTCNTQVHSHRKRLGHTPEPVRVPGGPWAGPLHGTRQRLELFAVTCIETSHYVSLVKHGPRPSDWLFFDSMADREGGENGFNIPQVRACPEVGRFLSLSEEELSRVEPASLPEPARRLLCDAYMCFYHSPELSLYK, encoded by the exons ATGTCTGGTGGTCCGCAGCCACCCAGGAGACGTCGCAAGATGTTCCTGATCAGCAGACACCTGAAGCTGCAGGATCAGTTGGAAGGAACCATTTGTTTGGAGAGGGGGAGCATCTGTCAGGAGCAGTCCACCCCCAGCTCCCGGGCGGACCAGAGCTGGGTGAAG GTGTTGGACATCGGCGTGTTGGTGAGGATAGATAGGATCCACCTGGTAGACATTCCCCATGACCTCAGCGGCCTATTGGAGGCCGTCCCCGAAGCGGAGGCCCGCCTTAAACTGTTCG GCAACCCGCTGAAGCTGCGTCAATTGGCTGCCTTACCCCTCGGCGCCGCCCTCATGGTGCAGAGGAGCCACTCAGATGAGTTCATGGAGGCGGAGCTTCGCTACAGAGGCCCTCTGACCAGAGGAGGCTCGGCCATCATGTTTGGGGTCGAGCTCAAG ggggcggcggcgggtcACGGGGTGAGCAGCTCCTACAAAGGCCAGTCCTTCTTCATCTGCCCCAAGGCCTCTGCCCTCTTCGTACCGGCTAATTGCATCCATATACGGCGGTTGTCACGCGGCAACGCCCCGAACCCAGGTCCGGAACACGCCGGCGGAgtcaccaccaacaacaactacaacaacaaagGTTACCGCGGTAGCGATGACCACCCCAACACCCATCCTCTTCAGCACCAGCCGCCGGCACCGCAGCCTCGCGCAGGCGTCCGCGCTAGCTTCCACCAGCGCCGCGAGGGCCAGCCTCTAGAAGCCGTTAGCATTCTGCCGCGCACGGCGGATTCGGCGCCCGTCCACGCCCCGAGCCAAGCCACGGCAAgagctgtctccccccccttgCTGCAGGTGTGCCAGCGGGTGTGCTTCACCCTGGAAGACAGGGTCCAGGGCGGGGAGGTGCGCTACTGTGGGCCCCTGCCTGGTCGGGCCTCCTCGGGAACGTACGTGGGAGTACTGCTG GATGCTCCAGTGGGCAACTGGGATGGCCATTATAAAGGGGAGAGGCTGTGTCAGATCCCCAGCCCCCTGTATGGGCTACTGCTGCCCATCGCGAAAGTCTCCCAAG AGTCCCGATCAAATCGTCTTCCAGGACCGGTCCCCTCCAACCCTAAACCCATTCTAAAGCCACCTCCCGTCTATAGACctagcccctccctctcccccacacccaTCCCCCCTCCAAAAGTGGCCTTGATGCCCCCCAAGCTCCCCTCCCCGAAACCAGCCCCGAATACCCCACCCTTACCCCCTCCCAAGCAGCCCTACAAGGTCCTCCCCCCGGTCCCGGTCCCACCCCCCAAACCCCAGGCTCTGCCCTCGCCCATCCCCACCACTGCGGACCAACAGTGGCCCCCCAGCGGCGAGCCCGCCCCCGCCTCTCCCGCCATGCTGTCGCCGGGCGGAAGCGAGGACGGCGGCTGGAGGGGCCGAGGGACGGATGTGGCGATGGCGCTGGAGGTGGGGTCCATGGTGGAGGTGAACGACCCGCCCCTTTTTGGAGTGATCCGCTGGATTGGACGAATCAGTGGGATCAACCAGACGGTGGCCGGACTCGAACTG GATCAGGAGCTGGCCGCGGCGACGGACGGCAGTTACCTTGGCAACCGGTACTTCCGCTGCCCGGCAAACAAGGGGCTGTTCGTCAAACTCCGCAACTGTAGGCGGGACTCCAGGTTCCCGGCGCCGGAGACGCCTGTCAATCAAGTGGAGCGATGCAACTCAATAG CGTTTGCGGAGTGGGGCAGTGAGCGTGTGGAGGAGCCTACCGcccctctggaggggggggaggtgctggaggtgcTGCAGGGCTGGAAGAGAGGAATACAAGGTCACCTGAACTCCTGCTACCTGGACGCCTCCCTCTTCAG CCTGTTCTCCTGCTGCAGCTCAGCCGACTGGGTGATGCTGAGCCCCCCTGGCCCCTCGGAGCCCCCGGGCTCCGGCCGGGCCAAGGACCTGCTCCGCTGCGAGATCGTCAACCCCCTGCGCAG GTTCGGCTACGTGTGCGCCAGCAAGACCATGTCCCtgaggctgctgctggaggcggACAACCACGACGCCGGCTTCACCAACCAggagaaag ATCCAGAGGAGTTCCTCAACATGCTCTTCCAGCTCTTTCACGTGGAGCCACTCCTCAAGATCCG atcCATGTCCCAGGAACCCCAGGAGTGCCACCTCTACCAGCTCTTCCCTCCGACCGCACTCCCCCACTCTCCCgcctttcccctcccctcccctcctctctccccctccctctcgccgccccccgccctcccccaggGCCCGGGACCCATGCGGGTGGCCAGCGTCCAGGCCATGCTGGACTCCTCCTTCCTCCACACGGGACTCAAATTCGTGGAG GCCCCCTCCTGTCTGTTGCTACTGATGCCCAGGTTTGGGAAGGACTTCAAGATGTTTGATGCCATCTCGCCCACACTGTCCCTGGACATCACTGACCTGCTGGACGACA cattGAGACAGTGCAGTATCTGCCAGGCAGTGGCTGAGTGGGAGTGCTCTCAGTGTTACCCGGACCAGGACATTACACCTGGCCGCCTCAAACAATACTGTCCCACCTGTAACACACAG GTCCACAGCCATAGGAAGCGACTGGGTCACACCCCTGAGCCGGTGCGGGTCCCCGGGGGGCCGTGGGCGGGGCCCCTGCATGGCACCCGCCAGCGGTTGGAGCTGTTCGCCGTGACGTGCATCGAGACCAGCCACTACGTCAGCCTGGTGAAGCACGGGCCACGGCCCTCGGACTGGCTGTTCTTCGACAGCATGGCCGACCGAGAGG GTGGCGAGAACGGTTTCAACATTCCGCAGGTGAGAGCGTGTCCCGAGGTGGGCCGCTTCCTCAGCCTATcagaggaggagctgagtcGTGTTGAGCCCGCCTCCCTGCCTGAGCCCGCCCGCCGCCTGCTGTGTGACGCTTACATGTGTTTCTACCACAGTCCCGAGCTCAGCTTGTACAAgtga
- the si:cabz01101003.1 gene encoding ubiquitin carboxyl-terminal hydrolase CYLD isoform X2, with amino-acid sequence MFLISRHLKLQDQLEGTICLERGSICQEQSTPSSRADQSWVKVLDIGVLVRIDRIHLVDIPHDLSGLLEAVPEAEARLKLFGNPLKLRQLAALPLGAALMVQRSHSDEFMEAELRYRGPLTRGGSAIMFGVELKGAAAGHGVSSSYKGQSFFICPKASALFVPANCIHIRRLSRGNAPNPGPEHAGGVTTNNNYNNKGYRGSDDHPNTHPLQHQPPAPQPRAGVRASFHQRREGQPLEAVSILPRTADSAPVHAPSQATARAVSPPLLQVCQRVCFTLEDRVQGGEVRYCGPLPGRASSGTYVGVLLDAPVGNWDGHYKGERLCQIPSPLYGLLLPIAKVSQESRSNRLPGPVPSNPKPILKPPPVYRPSPSLSPTPIPPPKVALMPPKLPSPKPAPNTPPLPPPKQPYKVLPPVPVPPPKPQALPSPIPTTADQQWPPSGEPAPASPAMLSPGGSEDGGWRGRGTDVAMALEVGSMVEVNDPPLFGVIRWIGRISGINQTVAGLELDQELAAATDGSYLGNRYFRCPANKGLFVKLRNCRRDSRFPAPETPVNQVERCNSIAFAEWGSERVEEPTAPLEGGEVLEVLQGWKRGIQGHLNSCYLDASLFSLFSCCSSADWVMLSPPGPSEPPGSGRAKDLLRCEIVNPLRRFGYVCASKTMSLRLLLEADNHDAGFTNQEKDPEEFLNMLFQLFHVEPLLKIRSMSQEPQECHLYQLFPPTALPHSPAFPLPSPPLSPSLSPPPALPQGPGPMRVASVQAMLDSSFLHTGLKFVEAPSCLLLLMPRFGKDFKMFDAISPTLSLDITDLLDDTLRQCSICQAVAEWECSQCYPDQDITPGRLKQYCPTCNTQVHSHRKRLGHTPEPVRVPGGPWAGPLHGTRQRLELFAVTCIETSHYVSLVKHGPRPSDWLFFDSMADREGGENGFNIPQVRACPEVGRFLSLSEEELSRVEPASLPEPARRLLCDAYMCFYHSPELSLYK; translated from the exons ATGTTCCTGATCAGCAGACACCTGAAGCTGCAGGATCAGTTGGAAGGAACCATTTGTTTGGAGAGGGGGAGCATCTGTCAGGAGCAGTCCACCCCCAGCTCCCGGGCGGACCAGAGCTGGGTGAAG GTGTTGGACATCGGCGTGTTGGTGAGGATAGATAGGATCCACCTGGTAGACATTCCCCATGACCTCAGCGGCCTATTGGAGGCCGTCCCCGAAGCGGAGGCCCGCCTTAAACTGTTCG GCAACCCGCTGAAGCTGCGTCAATTGGCTGCCTTACCCCTCGGCGCCGCCCTCATGGTGCAGAGGAGCCACTCAGATGAGTTCATGGAGGCGGAGCTTCGCTACAGAGGCCCTCTGACCAGAGGAGGCTCGGCCATCATGTTTGGGGTCGAGCTCAAG ggggcggcggcgggtcACGGGGTGAGCAGCTCCTACAAAGGCCAGTCCTTCTTCATCTGCCCCAAGGCCTCTGCCCTCTTCGTACCGGCTAATTGCATCCATATACGGCGGTTGTCACGCGGCAACGCCCCGAACCCAGGTCCGGAACACGCCGGCGGAgtcaccaccaacaacaactacaacaacaaagGTTACCGCGGTAGCGATGACCACCCCAACACCCATCCTCTTCAGCACCAGCCGCCGGCACCGCAGCCTCGCGCAGGCGTCCGCGCTAGCTTCCACCAGCGCCGCGAGGGCCAGCCTCTAGAAGCCGTTAGCATTCTGCCGCGCACGGCGGATTCGGCGCCCGTCCACGCCCCGAGCCAAGCCACGGCAAgagctgtctccccccccttgCTGCAGGTGTGCCAGCGGGTGTGCTTCACCCTGGAAGACAGGGTCCAGGGCGGGGAGGTGCGCTACTGTGGGCCCCTGCCTGGTCGGGCCTCCTCGGGAACGTACGTGGGAGTACTGCTG GATGCTCCAGTGGGCAACTGGGATGGCCATTATAAAGGGGAGAGGCTGTGTCAGATCCCCAGCCCCCTGTATGGGCTACTGCTGCCCATCGCGAAAGTCTCCCAAG AGTCCCGATCAAATCGTCTTCCAGGACCGGTCCCCTCCAACCCTAAACCCATTCTAAAGCCACCTCCCGTCTATAGACctagcccctccctctcccccacacccaTCCCCCCTCCAAAAGTGGCCTTGATGCCCCCCAAGCTCCCCTCCCCGAAACCAGCCCCGAATACCCCACCCTTACCCCCTCCCAAGCAGCCCTACAAGGTCCTCCCCCCGGTCCCGGTCCCACCCCCCAAACCCCAGGCTCTGCCCTCGCCCATCCCCACCACTGCGGACCAACAGTGGCCCCCCAGCGGCGAGCCCGCCCCCGCCTCTCCCGCCATGCTGTCGCCGGGCGGAAGCGAGGACGGCGGCTGGAGGGGCCGAGGGACGGATGTGGCGATGGCGCTGGAGGTGGGGTCCATGGTGGAGGTGAACGACCCGCCCCTTTTTGGAGTGATCCGCTGGATTGGACGAATCAGTGGGATCAACCAGACGGTGGCCGGACTCGAACTG GATCAGGAGCTGGCCGCGGCGACGGACGGCAGTTACCTTGGCAACCGGTACTTCCGCTGCCCGGCAAACAAGGGGCTGTTCGTCAAACTCCGCAACTGTAGGCGGGACTCCAGGTTCCCGGCGCCGGAGACGCCTGTCAATCAAGTGGAGCGATGCAACTCAATAG CGTTTGCGGAGTGGGGCAGTGAGCGTGTGGAGGAGCCTACCGcccctctggaggggggggaggtgctggaggtgcTGCAGGGCTGGAAGAGAGGAATACAAGGTCACCTGAACTCCTGCTACCTGGACGCCTCCCTCTTCAG CCTGTTCTCCTGCTGCAGCTCAGCCGACTGGGTGATGCTGAGCCCCCCTGGCCCCTCGGAGCCCCCGGGCTCCGGCCGGGCCAAGGACCTGCTCCGCTGCGAGATCGTCAACCCCCTGCGCAG GTTCGGCTACGTGTGCGCCAGCAAGACCATGTCCCtgaggctgctgctggaggcggACAACCACGACGCCGGCTTCACCAACCAggagaaag ATCCAGAGGAGTTCCTCAACATGCTCTTCCAGCTCTTTCACGTGGAGCCACTCCTCAAGATCCG atcCATGTCCCAGGAACCCCAGGAGTGCCACCTCTACCAGCTCTTCCCTCCGACCGCACTCCCCCACTCTCCCgcctttcccctcccctcccctcctctctccccctccctctcgccgccccccgccctcccccaggGCCCGGGACCCATGCGGGTGGCCAGCGTCCAGGCCATGCTGGACTCCTCCTTCCTCCACACGGGACTCAAATTCGTGGAG GCCCCCTCCTGTCTGTTGCTACTGATGCCCAGGTTTGGGAAGGACTTCAAGATGTTTGATGCCATCTCGCCCACACTGTCCCTGGACATCACTGACCTGCTGGACGACA cattGAGACAGTGCAGTATCTGCCAGGCAGTGGCTGAGTGGGAGTGCTCTCAGTGTTACCCGGACCAGGACATTACACCTGGCCGCCTCAAACAATACTGTCCCACCTGTAACACACAG GTCCACAGCCATAGGAAGCGACTGGGTCACACCCCTGAGCCGGTGCGGGTCCCCGGGGGGCCGTGGGCGGGGCCCCTGCATGGCACCCGCCAGCGGTTGGAGCTGTTCGCCGTGACGTGCATCGAGACCAGCCACTACGTCAGCCTGGTGAAGCACGGGCCACGGCCCTCGGACTGGCTGTTCTTCGACAGCATGGCCGACCGAGAGG GTGGCGAGAACGGTTTCAACATTCCGCAGGTGAGAGCGTGTCCCGAGGTGGGCCGCTTCCTCAGCCTATcagaggaggagctgagtcGTGTTGAGCCCGCCTCCCTGCCTGAGCCCGCCCGCCGCCTGCTGTGTGACGCTTACATGTGTTTCTACCACAGTCCCGAGCTCAGCTTGTACAAgtga